The window AGGCAGAGCAGGTACAGGAGATAGCAAATGGCAGAGGCCTATAAGCCAAAGTGTGGGTGTTGTATGGGGTAGATTACAGCCAGAATAAAGCTGTTCCAGGGCAAGCAATCATTCCCCAAGGTGATGGTATTCAGGGCAAGAAAATTTCAGAGAGCAAAGGGAGTGAGTAATCTCGCTGTAGAGTGTTTAAACTCATACACGTCCAGCAGTCTTACCTGCCAGAATAAGGAAGCACCCTCTGGCTCACTGACATTAATGATGAAGAATGCCACGCACAGCACTGCTGGGAATCACCCAGACGCGAACGTGGAGATTTTGGTCTTCGCGAAATGCCCTGCCTAAACTGGACAGTGTGGCACCCAGGGGTGCTGCCCTGGGGGCGTTTTCCTCATCACAGCAGCTGTGCTTTGCTGCCCAGTGACCAAGAGTGGAAAAAGGAGCTTTGATAATCTTATGCTAAAAAAGTTTGTAAAAGaaaaagcattctggctgaaaCAAGATGATCTCCGTGACCACAATACCAAGTGCTCACACATACCAGGGCCACAGGGAAACACTGGGATCCTAAGAAGCACCAATAAAGGGGCCATCAAGCAGCAGCCCTGGTTGGGGCTCCATAGCTGGCACAGCAGGACAAGTGAGGGCGGCCCTGGGGCACTTGACAGTGCAGCCATGGTGGAGTTCACACAAGTAATGAGATGGGAGGGGAGCAGGGGCTACTTGGAAGAGGCACCGTTTTAACCTCAGATGGGACCGTATGCCTCTAAGGGAATCACGCTTTTTACTTCCAGGGCCTGGGGCGGTGTCTTGCCCAGCTGAAATGGTATTTAGGGCTTTAGAACTGAAAGGGAAGTGGAATTACTTTCCTAAGCAGAAGCAGCCAGGTGTAGTAGTCACCCTTCTTTAAATATGCGAAGGGCTGATATAGAGGAGCTAAGCATCTTAATTGCTAGTATCTTTCAGGTGACATGGGCATAGACCAATGGGCATAGGCCAGTTGACGCTTTGATAATTTTGTGCTAaactcaaagaaagaaaaagaagaaaaggcataaTAATCTAGCTGAAATTATCTCAAGTAAACAGAACATGGCCAAGTGCCTCATGCTGGAATCTCAGGAGGCACTGACACGGGGACCACAGGAAGGTAAGTGGCAGACCCCAGACGCTTTCCATCAGCAGCAGTTGTTCTTGCTCAGGAATTAGGACCCGGTACAAGCCGTCAGGCTCCTGGCAGCAGAGGCTGCCAAGGCCCTAGAACTGGACACCTTGAAAAGGTGTTTCAAGAAAGCCAGAATAAAGAACCACATGGCCAGTGCCCAGAGTCTTCTTGGTCTACACCACCCACTGGAAGATCCCACCTCAGAACCAGACAGTAACTTCCCAACAGAGTGCCCATGGCTTGTTCATCACAGCTGCCCCTCCACCAGCAGCCTCTCGCCACAGCCTTATGGAACAGGTCATTTGTATCACATGGCAGTGGTTCTGGGAACAGGTCTTGGTGCCCATACACACAAGGGGCATGTTAACTAACACTGCCATGTTAGTTCCAAGCACAGCTATCTCATACATGACAGTCATCCCCAGTCTACCTGTCCTCATAACCTGACAGCCCTCTTTCCACTTGTCTTCCATATCTCAAGAAAAAATGGAATGACTTTGCCCTCGTGACTACAGGGCCACAAAAGGATACCACCAGAGCAGAGATCACATTTGACCACTTTTTTCCATCCTGTTAAAAACCCTTCCCAGGCTGCCAAGGACTAATCACCATGACCTCATCCTGGCCCAAACCGTCAAGAACAGGATGGCTGTAGTACAGAAGTAGTAAGCAGGCTGATATCCCAGGAGGGACTTTGCACCCTGCTTGCTGACTTCACCCTGTTAAGAAAAGCAGAGCTTAGGGTCCCAAAGACTTAAGGCACATGAAAAAGCTAAAGGCACACCTGATACTCCAGGCCGGATCGCCTCAAAGTGTGTGCCCAAGATCCCCACGTGACGGTACTGCACTGGCCAACCATGCAGCTTCCGGAGCCCACACCGGACCTACTATTGAAACAGAATGCCTAAGGGCCAGGTCCTCAAGTCAGCTTGTTTAACAAGTACTGTAGGTAATTCTGACAAAtcttaacatttgaaaatcactCAAGATTGCAGATATAACTTTCCTATTTTTAGAAGACCATGTTTATGCCTTGAATAAAACCCAACCTTGCTCTCCTTTAGTCACCTTTTTGGCATATTGCCTCCtccaataaacaaaaagaaaaaaaggctaaaAAAGAACATGTGCCTCTTGACAGGCATCAAGCCATTGGCTTTTATTCCATCAACAGTGAGCGCCTAATGATTATGAGAACGTGTGGCATTCATCACATGCCTTCCTGAGGGTCGGATCACTTTTCTTAGCTGCTTCCTTAAGCTACCACTTCACTAATAGGGAAAGGGCAAGAAAGAGTCCATAAGACAGTAAGAACACCAGTAGCAATGAGCCTCTCAAATAAGAACAGTGACAAAGTCTAAAGACTTCTCTGTTTCTGGTGGCATTTTTCATATACCAGCAGCACTGCTAAGGGCCCGGCAGAAGGCGCGCTGGAGTGTTCTGCCAGCACGGCAGTGGATCCTGGTGATACATACTTACCCAGAGCCCCTAAGTGAACCGCAGGCAGAGACACGCTACACAGCAGGCAGAGGCTTGGGCCGTGGTGTATGTGGGACAGGGACCACATTCAAACTCTGATGTGAATAGCCCCATGCTTTTACTTGGCTCTCCCTGATCCCTCACGACCAGGTGAGGTGCCCCTGCTGTGTGCTCCCATAGCACCCTGTACCTCCCCTACTATGGTTCTTATGACACGGTCCTATGACTGGCTGCTCGCCTGtcccccccacctcccccaccccgtGTGTCTCCTCTGAAACTTCAGGTGAGTCTGTCCCAGGATAAGGGACTTGGTTCCTGTGTGCACTTGCAATCTTTGGGCCCTGGGGACTTGGAGTTAGGCCTGAATTCTAACATGTCTGTACTCACCATatcattctatttcatttctttaagCCAGACAGATTGCTTTATTTACCAAGAAATGTATTAATTATTTATAAAAGCCATAAAAAAACATTTAAGAAGGCAGCAAAGGACATCGCTTTtaaaaggcagacttttttttttttttttgcattgatgAATACGCGCTTCAAAACTCTGCAgagaatttttttcatttcctatCTGTTCCATAGCGTTTTAGCTAAAGGTACAATATAAGAGCTGATCGAGCAACACATGAAGATAGCCTAGGAGCCCTCAGCCACCCAGTGGAACCTACCAGTTTCTAAATCTCCCTATATTTCCCGGTTATGGGAAACCACTAGAACACATAGACTCTTGGCAAGTAGGGGTTAGCATTTAAAGTTCTACCATCTAGGAGTGGCTCCACGGGTTCATGAATGTGTGTTTCAGAAGTGCCATAGGCTGGAGTGTGGGCACCTCACTGAGCTGATGAGAGACAGAGCCCACTGCCTCGCATTCACACCTCCACTCTGTGTTGCTGCTTTCTACCTGCCTTTAAATGTGGGGAAAACCATATTGTAATTGGATCTACAAATGTGAGAATTCACAGAGGACTAGGGAATGTACTGCAAGGAAAGCCAGGGGCAACTGCAAATCAACTGGTTCCATAAAAAGGCAGATTTGTTTCCAGGAAGAAGGGACCAAAGCACAAAAGCAGAGGATAAGAGAACTTTTCAGGTTAAAACATTCTTATGATAATATCCTCTCATGTTGAGTCTGCCTTGTTATGTCACAAAGACCTTGACCCTACATCAAGCACAAGCTAAAGGGATATTACATACACCTTACCAGAAGCAAGGTACacgagtcaaatgaaaatgaccaCAGATGGAAAAGAAGTAGTAAAGAAGacctgaagtttaaaaaaaaaatcccaaactggTTTCAACAGTAATTTGTTTCCGGAACAAGGAACTGTTTCTAACCTTATTTTGTACGACTTCTTTATCAACTCTGAGATCTATCCTTTTCCAAAGCTGTCGGTCACAGACAAATCCACATCTTCTGCTCAGGCGATTTTagccagccatttctccaagtcCTGGATGTCAGCAGGGCCACTGTCCCCTTTTCCACCCTTGGCACTACACTCCAGAAACTCCACTTTGAGGGGCAACTGTGAAAATTCAAACTCTTTGCCTTTCTTTCCCAGCTGAGTGGGGACGGTGCTGGAACTGTCCAGTGTGCTGGGGGCAGCAGAACGGGTGACTCGTAAGGTGTTGCTGGAAGACAAATGGTAAACAAGTCAGGAAGcaaaaagtttaatttttatgTGGCAATTCAGGCCTTTAAGGAATCAAATTAGTTCCTAAATATTTCAACACTCAAATACATAACCTTGAATTATACCATCTGCCTAGTAATCCTTTGCATTTGTACATCACTCTCTTAGACAGGTGTGATAGGCTCCAGCCTTACATAGCTAGTGACAGGGAAGTCGTGGACCCAGGTCAATGCCACCTTTCAGCTTGGTGCCCCTAAGCTAGGATCTCCTGAACAACGCCATTCTGAAATATATTCTTaaataaagtatatttttttatagTGTGTTATAAAAACTTAGTTTCTGGGAGTAAGTGTGGGTAGACAgggtatttatttttatcttgattCTGTTTGGATATGGAGCTTAGAAATCCATGAACTCCAGATTCCTGTGTCTACTTTGGGCAAAATTACTATTCTCCAGCCTCTAACCACTAAGACCGTCCCTTATTGCTACCTGCTGGCTGCAATAAAGAagtgtatgttgttgtgtgccatcgggtccattccgactcatagcaaccctacaggacagagtagaaaactgcccaatagggtttccagggctaaaatctttatgaaagcagactgccacatctttctcctgtggagtggattagaactgccgacctttcagttggcagccgaacGCTCAACCACTGCAACACCATGGCTTCTTAAAGAGATGTGTAAGCAACACGAATTTTTCTCAGAAGAAATCATTTTTCTACCTCTCCCACCCTTTCAAGAAACAGAGGAATCACATGATACCTATCTGCTTTTTACAAAATAAAGCATTTCTTGATTCTGCAAGGGTACCTGAAATTGAATGGAGACCCACAGGCTGAACTACACAGTGCCTTAGTTCAGGGACAGACACATACACAAGCAGTAGAGGCATTTAAAAACAATACATAATTAATAACAAAATTCAGAATAGTATTTATCTCTTGAGGGAAAGAGGGAAAAGCTTTTGGGAGAAACAACAGGGGCCTGCCTCCTAAGCAAACTGGTGGGTGCACAGGTAttcattttagttttctttaaacTCCACGCATGTGTCACATTTACTCTTTCATATGTAAgatatattttacaataaaaaattttcaagatagaaaaacattaaatgtatttatttagcCTTTGCCACAGGGTTATGCAGATATAGTAAACCTTGATTTTAGAAGATTAGGAAAGTGTTTCAAAGCTGGTAAGGCGTAATTCTGACTAacaacggattaaaaaaaaaacaacggaTTAGACTAACTTAATTCATGTTAATCTTTACAACTTTCCAACATTTCACTTCACTGCTTGGTCTGTTTTTCTGTGGCTCTTAATAGTGAAACACAAATGGACTAGGGCAAATACGTCTTTTAAATATTGGAAGACTTGGActatgctgttaaaaaaaaaaaaactgatatgcAAATAACATTATGATAGCCTTTGTTCCCCAAAACAATTTCTCACAATTGCAactaaatttttagaaaaaaccAAATCAGCTACCTGTTCCAATTCCCTTAGCCTAGTAACAGCAATGTGTACAGCCTCAAGAGAGTGAGCATCAAGCGTATGGCAAGAAAAGATGGTAAAAATGCAACTTTAGAAGGCATAGAAACCTTGGGAAATGATTTAGCCAGGACCAGCAAAATTTTTCTGCAAAGGGCCAGAAATCaaacattttaggctttgtgggctgcATTCAGTCTCTGTggcatattcttcttttttttttaacagccctttaaaaatgtaaaaccattcttagcttgcaGACCCCTGGGCAGGACTGTGCCAACCCCTGGCACAACCCATCCTCTACCAGCCCTAAGCTCTGAGTACAGGAGCTGCGTCATATGTCTCCCTATGGCCATGGGCTCAGCGAGGCCTGGCGTGCAGCAGACGCACCGTAGGTGCCTGTTAAGTTAATAAAGGAGCAGATAAATTGtcgtcaggaaaaaaaaaacgtgCTAAAGGTTGAATTCACACACTTTTCCTTATTagatctttttctttaaaaaaagtccttacacaaaagaaataaaaaaaaaattggctttatTAAAATGTGGATCTTTTTCTGTGTAAGCAAGCTTTTGGCTGGCTCTTATAAGCTGGCAGAACACAAAGACATGCTAGATTCCTTAAAATTCAAAAGCTTATAGCTCAATTCATAAATTTTTAAATACTAAAAGCAAGCTAAATGATATTGCTAAAGTAGCTTGAAAACATAAAAGAAGCTATGAAGATGgtgtattttttaattcttcctaCTTGTTCCTATTTAGTCAACAATAATTTCCAatggctttaaaattttttaacttctaaaatctttaatttctattAACGTGTAACAGTAAAATAAATTGAGTGTAACCTTTTCAATAAATCTGAGATCTTCTCATGAAGATTAAAAATCTCTATAAGGATCCCATTAAGGCTTTTATAATTCCATTAATTCTCCCACCAAGTATTTAACAAGTATATTTTACACTAATCTGCAGCTTTATTGTGATAATTATACACAACCAAAGAAAAGAACTACGAATATGCGGTTAAGATACGTAATTACCCAGTAGGCCTCGTTCACACTTACAGTTCTTTTTCAAGCTGCTGCTGAATTAACTTTGCTGATTTTGCCATTGCAATatctataaagaaataaatacactGTTGTCATTTAAACCAGAAAGAATCTTCCCAAGACTTCTGGAACAGACGGAAAATTCCTATTTAAACCATTAATTTTCttgccccctccttttttttaaaaaagacagtgTTTATCGCTAGCTCCTTCTCTATCAAAAGTAAGCTTTATATCTGCACATAAAGGTTTTCCTAAGATAATGCTTATAAATATACTATGTTGGTGACCCTAAAAATGACTTCGGCTCTTTCACTACAGTTTTCTACAccttaccaaaacccaaaaacaacCCGCTACcgctaagttggttctgactcatagcaaccctgtaagacagagcagaactgcccggagggtttccaagactgccacagctttctcttgCGGAACAGTTGGTAGGCTCGAACACCCGACCTTGtgtttcacttagcagccaagtgcttaaccactgcaccaccagggctccttctacacCTTGCAGACCTTTTAAATGAACACATATGTAGGTCCAGCCAatattaacaaaaagaaaacctgcCAACTTTGTAATTTTAAGAAGAGCTTTAAGTCGAACAGATAATACCCTACTCGTCATTTAAAGGTAAAGTTAGCTATTTTCAGCTGCTACTTatagggtcaaaaaaaaaaaaaatttttttttttttttttacttatagggtcgctatgagtcggaatctactcgacggcattgggtgggTGTTTTACTCAGATGATATATTAAAGCATCAACTGCACAACAGATAAGGAGTAAGAGGTAGTTTGACACAAAGCAGATGCCCGATAAATGTTAATTCCCCTCCTTATACTGAATAAGAAATAAAGAGAGGGTCAAGTAATAATTCGAACACTACATTCCTGATTTGGCATTGTTAGGGCTATTACCTGATCACTTCTGAGAAACGTCTCGGGCTATTCCTAGACACAGAATTTTAGATCAGAAAGAGGCCCACGGAGATCATCTAGTCCAGCTGTCTTATTTTACAGGTAATGAAACTAAAAACCAGTTTAACTGGTTGTGACTAGAAAGTTTTTTAACAGGTAGCAGGTTAAAGAACTTTCTGCAAACTTTCTTTGATAAATTTTGCTGCATGGTAAACTTATTTGAAAGGAGACTCTAGCCTGTCCCTCCAAAGCTGTGTGTATGATACATCATCCATCCAATCAGCTTAACTCACTGAAGTAAGATAATTtataactgaaaagaaaaaacaccaaATCAAGGGAAAATTGTTAATAGTCTCTGTTTGTTGTCTTctttaaaacagcctggtaagaAAGGTGACAAAAACGTCGGGgcaaaaatagattttaagattTAAAATTCTTGAATTTATGGTACATTACACGGCAACTATCTCTCATCCTCAATAATAAAACTCATAGGTAATTATACTAATTCTTAGTAGCAATCCCAGAAAAATCTCTATTACTACTGCCAGAAAatatgacagaaccttgcttatTGCAGGCTATTAAAAATGACGGTATATTCTTCAGACCCATAGTGTCGATGAGAACTTGATACAGGAACTCAGCCACGTCTTTCACCTCTCGCTGGAACGCTGCACTATCCACAACAAACACCATAGCCCTGGGGGGAAAACCAGAAAAGCCAGCATGTGAACACGCATCATATTGTAGTGCAGCATCATCTTGGAAAAAATGTATCCTTAATTCCACCCAGTCGGTCCTAGTAAataacacacagacacatgcagatGTGTGCACATGCTCTCACACAACACAAATGCTCATAACAAAGAACTACTGAGCACTACTATGTATCAATGACTGTAGCTGAAAGATAATAAGAAATGATGCCTGCCCTCAAAGACCAAGAAGTCATATACAGAACAGTGTGATAAAATGTGAGGAGAGACCTATGTACAcagtataaaaggaagaaagaagaaaatcatttaAGTGAGACACCAGATCATGGAGGGCattaaagacaaatactgtatgagaccattattatgaAAATGTCTGCACACAtaaaaagcaatctttgatggttatgagagagaagAGGCACGGGGAGGGAAAAGCACTAACTAGACAAGTGGTagctctggtgaagggtaagacagtacacaatacaggagaagtcaccacCACTTGACCAGGACagagtcacagaagcttcacagacacatccaaaagctaccgagctgagggctggggaccatggtcttgggggacatctcgctcaattggcataacgcaGCCTATTGAAGAAAATGTGCTACATCTGACTGCGGTGAGTAGGGTCTtaaagcctgcaagcagccatctaatatacatCTACCGGTCCCACCCCggctgcagcaaaggagaatgaagaccaaagacacgagaaatgaagaagaccaaagacaaaaaggaaagattagtccaaaggactaacagaccacaacctccatcagactgagcccaaacaactagctggtgcccagttaccacaactgactgctctggcggggatcacgatagagggtcccggacagagcgagacaaaaatgtagaacaaaattcaaattcacacacacacacaaacaggcttgctggtctgacagacatTGAAGAAACCCCGGAGTATGGCCCCGACCTACCCTTTTaagtcagtactgaagtcattcctgaggttcacccttcagccaaagattagacaggtctacagaaccaacaataacacacatgagggacgTGCTCCATGGTTCAATCACGTGTAAGAGactaatgggcataccagcccaaaagcaaagaagagaatataggaagagacaggaaaactgaatgaacagaacagaaaacctggggtggaaaagaggagagtactgacacattgtgtggttggcaaccaatgtcacaaaataatctgtgtattaactgtttaacgagaaactaatttgctctctaaaAGTTCACCTAactcacaataaagaaaaataaataaataaatgagaccgGATCAAAGAAGACTTAAAGGATGGATGTTAACGGCTGAGCTGAACTTTAGCAAGACCAAGTTATGGGGCACAAACTGTGGAAAGTAGTATGGGCAAGACACAAAGCAATAAAATAACATGGCCTAGTGAACTCAAAGTAAGCTGGTACCTCAGGGGTGTGGGTATATGCTGGAAAAAGAAGGACGTCACACACTAACTTATGGGGTTTACATTTTTCTACCTCACGaagaatgttgttgtttgttgttaggtgccatcaagttggttccaactcacagtgagatgtacagcagaacgaaacactgcctggtcctgcaccatcctcacaattgttgttatacttaagcccactgttgcagtcaccgtgtcaatctatcctgttgagggtcttcctcttttttttctactttactgagcatgaggtcattctccggggactgaaccctcctgacaacaatgtctaaagtatgtgagacgtagtctcaccatccttgcttctaaggagcattctggttgtacttcttccaagacagatttgtttgttcttttggcagcccaggatatattcaatattcttctccaccaccacaattcaaaggcgtcaattcttctccggtcttctgATTCATCACCCGGCTTtccacatgcataggaggcgactgaaaatgccagggctcgggtcaggtgcaccttagtcttcaaggtgacatccttgcttttcaacactttaaagaggtcttttgcaggagatctgcccaatgcatcttttcatttcttgactgctgcttttaggggtgttgactgtggatccaaggaaaatgaaatccttgacaacttcaatcttttccccatttatcacaatgttgcttactgtttcagttgtgaagattttttgttttctttatgttgaggtgcaatccgtactgaaggctgtggtctctgatcttcatcagtaagtgcttcaagtcctcttcactttcagcaagcaaggtcgtatcatctGTGTAAcaaaggctgttaatgagtcttcctccaatcctgatgccccgttcttcttcctatagtccagcttctcagattacttgctcagcatacagattaaatcggaAAAGTGAAAGGAgagaaccctgatgcacacctttcctgactttaaatcacacagtatccccctgttctgttccagggactgcctcttggtctagatacaggttcctcatgagtacaattaagtattctgggattcccattct of the Loxodonta africana isolate mLoxAfr1 chromosome 26, mLoxAfr1.hap2, whole genome shotgun sequence genome contains:
- the SRPRB gene encoding signal recognition particle receptor subunit beta isoform X2 produces the protein MASAESQQVRDGGGAGGAFQPYLDSLRQELQQRDPTLLSVVVALLAVLLTLVFWKFIWSRRSSQRAVLLVGLCDSGKTLLFVRGNSLTLIDLPGHESLRLQFLERFKASARAMVFVVDSAAFQREVKDVAEFLYQVLIDTMGLKNIPSFLIACNKQDIAMAKSAKLIQQQLEKELNTLRVTRSAAPSTLDSSSTVPTQLGKKGKEFEFSQLPLKVEFLECSAKGGKGDSGPADIQDLEKWLAKIA